A part of Scleropages formosus chromosome 3, fSclFor1.1, whole genome shotgun sequence genomic DNA contains:
- the rnps1 gene encoding RNA-binding protein with serine-rich domain 1, with the protein MAPSPTKRKDRSEEKAKERLKEKAAPKDGADKERGREKARKRRSASSGSSSRSRSSSTSSTSSGSSSGSSSGSSSSSASSHSGSSSSSRSSSSSSSSGSPSPNRRRHDNRRRSRSQSKTARRADDKERKRRTPSPKPTKLHLGRLTRNVTKDHIQEIFSTYGKVKMVDMPVDRLHPHLSKGYAYVEFETPEEAEKALKHMDGGQIDGQEITATAVLAPRVRLGPRRPTPPRRMPPPPPMWRRTPPRMRRRSRSPRRRSPVRRRSRSRSAGRRRHRSRSSSNSSR; encoded by the exons AT GGCTCCATCGCCTACTAAGCGGAAGGATCGTTCGGAGGAAAAAGCGAAGGAACGTCTGAAGGAAAAGGCAGCTCCCAAAGACGGAGCTGATaaggagagaggcagagaaaagGCCCGCAAGCGCCGGAGTGCTTccagtggcagcagcagcag GTCCCGCTCAAGCTCCACATCCAGtactagctcaggctccagctcaGGCTCCTCCAGTGGTTCCAGCTCTTCATCTGCCTCCAGTCACTCaggctcctccagctcctcccgttcctccagctcctccagttcGTCCGGGTCACCCAGCCCGAACCGTCGTCGCCATGACAATCGCCGCAGGTCACGTTCACA GTCCAAAACAGCAAGGAGAGCAGATGACAAGGAGCGTAAGCGCAGGACCCCAAGCCCGAAGCCCACCAAGCTCCATCTGGGCCGACTGACTAGGAATGTTACCAAG GATCACATCCAGGAGATCTTTAGCACCTATGGCAAAGTGAAGATGGTGGACATGCCAGTGGATAGGCTCCACCCGCATCTTTCCAAAGGCTATGCCTATGTGGAGTTTGAGACACCTGAGGAGGCTGAGAAAGCCCTGAAGCACATGGATGGAG GTCAGATTGATGGGCAGGAGATTACTGCCACTGCAGTCCTGGCGCCACGCGTACGCCTCGGCCCGCGTAGGCCCACTCCCCCACGAAGGATGCCCCCACCACCCCCTATGTGGCGCCGCACTCCACCACGCATGCGGAGGAG GTCTCGATCACCACGTCGACGGTCTCCGGTGCGCCGGCGCTCACGATCTCGCTCTGCTGGCCGCCGTCGCCACCGCTCCCGATCCAGCTCCAACTCATCGCGGTAG